A single Ascochyta rabiei chromosome 4, complete sequence DNA region contains:
- a CDS encoding Glutamate carboxypeptidase II, with product MANEHTPLIQTVEVRPYVRDRYPHHRLRFWCTSILSTLVLVGGLVAVLLFSFDWKSDSDLPAVIERAHSRKIAEDWSRRTSLEYDELQTILLETPNAEKAREWSEYYTSGPHLAGKNLTQALWTKERWQEFGVESAIVDYDVYINYPKGHRLALLDKDSVKFEARLEENVLKEDKASQSADRVPTFHGYSASGNVTGGYVFVNYATYQDFEDLKAAKIDLKGKIALAKYGGVFRGLKVKRAQEFGMIGVVMYSDPGDDGEVTEKNGNKTYPDGPAREPSSVQRGSVQFLSFAPGDPTTPGYPSKPGVPRLPVDHAIPSIPSLPISYEDALPLLKALNGHGPKATSFSKSWHGGGLDYKGVEYNIGPSPDGLTLNLVNEQEYVTTPLWNVIGVINGTIPDEVVVLGNHRDAWIAGGAGDPNSGSAALNEVIRSFGLALQAGWKPLRTIVFASWDGEEYGLVGSTEWVEEYLPWLSGSAVAYLNVDVGARGPEYKLSAAPLLSKVVQEVLPLVKSPNQTVTGQSVFDTWDKHISTMGSGSDFTAFQDFAGIPSIDMGFGSGPQDPIYHYHSNYDSFDWMARFGDPGFQYHATIARVWALAAAKLVETPILQLSAADYATGLDKYIASVKQKAKVANYEAEENVFAPLDHAAVHFKFASTIQDGIAAQLLDDYYHADMPWWKPWLRVRLLLAIRNANTKYKLLERQFLHAEGLDDRPWFKHIVFAPGKWTGYAGATFPGIVEGVDEEDDAKVRKWVGIAAKIIDAAADFLEKE from the exons ATGGCCAACGAGCACACTCCACTGATACAGACGGTCGAGGTGCGGCCATACGTCCGTGACCGCTATCCCCACCATCGCCTGCGCTTCTGGTGCACGAGCATCTTATCCACGCTGGTCCTCGTTGGGGGACTTGTTGCTGTCCTGCTGTTCAGCTTCGATTGGAAGTCTGACAGTGATCTGCCGGCCGTCATCGAGCGCGCGCACTCGCGAAAGATTGCTGAGGATTGGTCGCGCCGCACGAGCTTAGAGTACGACGAGCTACAGACCATCCTGCTAGAGACGCCCAATGCAGAAAAGGCGCGCGAATGGAGCGAGTACTACACCAGTGGGCCGCATCTGGCCGGCAAGAACCTCACGCAGGCGCTATGGACGAAGGAGCGGTGGCAGGAGTTTGGCGTAGAGAGTGCCATTGTCGACTACGACGTCTACATCAACTACCCCAAAGGACATCGTCTGGCGCTGCTTGACAAGGACAGCGTCAAGTTTGAGGCTCGCTTGGAAGAAAACGTGTTGAAGGAGGACAAGGCAAGCCAGTCTGCAGACAGGGTACCGACTTTCCACGGCTACAGCGCCTCTGGCAACGTTACTGGAGGCTACGTCTTTGTCAATTACGCCACATACCAGGACTTCGAGGACCTGAAGGCAGCCAAGATCGACCTTAAAGGCAAGATCGCATTGGCCAAGTACGGCGGCGTCTTCCGCGGCCTGAAGGTCAAGCGTGCCCAAGAGTTTGGCATGATTGGCGTAGTCATGTACAGCGATCCTGGTGACGATGGCGAAGTCACAGAGAAGAACGGCAACAAGACATATCCAGATGGCCCCGCAAGAGAACCAAGCAGTGTTCAGAGGGGCAGTGTGCAATTCCTGA GCTTCGCACCTGGTGATCCCACAACCCCTGGATACCCATCCAAGCCTGGCGTCCCCCGTCTGCCTGTCGATCACGCTATTCCCTCGATTCCCTCTCTACCCATCTCCTACGAAGATGCATTGCCTCTGCTCAAGGCTCTCAACGGCCACGGCCCCAAAGCGACATCCTTCAGCAAGTCTTGGCACGGTGGTGGTCTTGACTATAAGGGCGTAGAATACAACATCGGTCCCTCTCCGGACGGCCTCACCCTGAATCTCGTCAACGAACAGGAGTATGTCACAACACCATTATGGAACGTGATAGGCGTCATCAACGGCACAATTCCTGACGAAGTTGTTGTACTCGGCAACCACCGTGACGCATGGATTGCTGGAGGTGCTGGAGATCCCAACAGCGGTTCAGCCGCCCTCAACGAGGTAATCAGAAGCTTTGGTCTCGCCCTACAAGCAGGGTGGAAGCCACTCAGAACCATTGTTTTTGCCAGCTGGGACGGCGAGGAATATGGCCTTGTCGGCAGTACCGAATGGGTCGAAGAATACCTCCCCTGGCTTTCCGGCTCTGCAGTCGCCTATCTCAATGTCGATGTTGGCGCTCGTGGTCCCGAGTACAAGCTATCTGCTGCACCACTCCTCAGCAAAGTCGTCCAGGAAGTCTTGCCTCTCGTGAAATCGCCAAACCAGACCGTCACCGGCCAGTCAGTCTTCGACACCTGGGACAAGCACATCTCGACCATGGGCTCGGGCTCTGACTTCACTGCCTTTCAAGACTTCGCCGGCATCCCCTCCATCGACATGGGCTTTGGTTCAGGCCCACAAGATCCTATATACCACTACCACAGCAACTACGACTCGTTTGACTGGATGGCTCGCTTCGGTGATCCAGGCTTCCAGTACCACGCCACCATTGCACGTGTATGGGCGCTCGCAGCCGCAAAGCTTGTTGAAACCCCTATACTACAGCTGAGCGCTGCTGATTATGCAACCGGATTAGACAAGTACATTGCGTCCGTCAAGCAGAAAGCAAAGGTTGCAAACTATGAAGCCGAGGAAAACGTCTTCGCTCCCCTCGACCACGCAGCTGTACATTTCAAATTCGCATCCACGATACAAGATGGCATTGCTGCTCAGCTCCTCGACGACTACTATCATGCAGATATGCCGTGGTGGAAACCGTGGCTGCGCGTCCGCCTGCTACTCGCTATTCGCAACGCAAACACAAAGTACAAGCTCCTTGAGCGTCAGTTCCTGCACGCCGAAGGTCTCGATGACAGACCATGGTTCAAGCACATTGTCTTTGCGCCGGGTAAATGGACAGGGTATGCTGGCGCCACTTTCCCTGGTATCGTGGAAGGTGTGGACGAGGAGGATGACGCAAAAGTGAGGAAGTGGGTCGGCATTGCAGCGAAGATTAtcgatgctgctgctgattTTCTGGAGAAGGAGTAG